The Takifugu rubripes chromosome 3, fTakRub1.2, whole genome shotgun sequence genome contains a region encoding:
- the fam131c gene encoding protein FAM131C, translating into MGACLCKGHKDFHHPMTVTQDQTEEGQPSSPKDAENPSNGSVTAKSDGYDIGVLATSTLMGLVATIKEHITKPTAMAQGRVAHLIEWKGWGGGGDTTGGWSGTWGKGSGGWGGVGADLQEDEQFYSQMTDEIKEARFAAGVAEQFALAEAAMNVWSMNDGIDQPSTSLQASQSHLLPQFVMDGGCISIPQHLYTIHSQAYSGSTEAHLVPRPVAESISPMSHAQQNGEPRFDDTVTLEAVVRHVDSSSLSEDDVFYN; encoded by the exons ATGGGTGCCTGCCTCTGCAAAGGTCACAAAG ATTTCCACCATCCCATGACAGTAACTCAGGACCAGACGGAAGAGGGCCAACCATCTTCTCCTAAG GATGCTGAGAATCCCTCCAACGGCAGCGTCACGGCTAAATCCGACGGCTATGACATCGGCGTGCTGGCCACCTCCACTTTAATGG GTCTGGTGGCCACAATAAAGGAACACATCACCAAGCCAACGGCAATGGCCCAGGGGAGAGTGGCTCACCTGATTGAGTGGAAGGgctggggtggagggggtgacACCACGGGAGGTTGGAGTGGCACCTGGGGCAAGGGAAGCGGAGGCTGGGGGGGCGTGGGGGCCGATCTGCAGGAGGACGAACAGTTCTACTCCCAAATGACGGACGAGATCAAAGAGGCTCGctttgctgcag GAGTAGCAGAGCAGTTTGCCCTGGCTGAGGCGGCCATGAATGTCTGGTCCATGAACGACGGCATAGATcagccctccaccagcctgCAAG CCTCACAAAGCCACCTCTTGCCTCAGTTCGTGATGGATGGCGGCTGCATCAGCATCCCCCAGCATCTGTACACCATCCACAGCCAGGCCTACAGTGGCAGCACCGAGGCACACCTTGTTCCTCGGCCAGTGGCGGAATCCATCTCCCCCATGTCACACGCTCAGCAGAACGGGGAACCTCGCTTTGACGACACTGTGACCCTGGAGGCCGTCGTCCGACATGTAGACAGCAGCTCGCTGTCTGAGGATGATGTTTTTTACAACTAG